The sequence GGGCAGGAGGTAGGAGGCGAGATAGCCGGCCGTGAAGAGGGCGACGAGGGGCCGGGCGGGGCGCGGAGGCACGGGCGGTTCCAGAGCGGGTGCGAAGCGATGGGGGGAGGGCCCTTCCCGCCGGTTCGGGGCAGCGCGAGGCAGCCCGGAAGGGCGGTACGGGAAAAGGGGGTTCGCCACCGAACGCCGGGGCCTCCGAGCCGGTGGAAGGGCCGGTGCCGGGGCTGTGCGACGGGTGCGCGAGGCAATTTGTATCAAGCCGCTTCGTCACCCGAAAAGCCGAGCGGGTGTGAGCTGGGTCACTTAATGTTTGGTATGCAGCAGGGCGGGTAACCATGCCGATTCGTCTGTTGTGGGCAGCGCGCGAGAGGGGCCGTCAACTCTCCTCGCGCAGGCCGGAGTTGCCGGATGCGCCCGAAGTGCGCCGGGTGTGAGAGCCCTTGTGCGCTGCTCCGCTCCCACGTGCCTCGATGACCCGCGACACGCACCACCGCCGCCGGCCTTTCACGTACCACCGGGCCCGGCCCTGCGCCGCGACTCCGGCACCGGCCCCTCGCCGCGCGCCCCGAACCCGGCCACCGGTCCCTCGCCGCGAACTCCGGCCCCCGTCCCGCGCCGCGCGCCCCGGACCCGGCCCCCATCGGCCCGCCCCGTTCCCGGCGCCTTCCTCCGCCCGCCCCCGCGTCAGCCCTTCGCCGTGCGCTCCAGAATCCGGGCCGCCACCGCCGGGGAGTCCACGAGCGGGTGGAGGGCCAGCGCGCGCAGGGCCGCCGTGCGGTCCTTGAAGAGTGCCGCCTCGATCGTCGCCCGCTCGACCGCCTTGAGCTGGAGCATCAGCCCGAGTTCGGCCTCGCCGAGCGGGGCGCACGGCAGGGGGTGCGCGCCCCGCGCGTCCACCTCGCACACCGTCTCGATGATCGCGTCCGGCGGGAGCTGAGGCACCGTCGTCCCGTTCCGCACGTTCAGGATGAGCCGCGTGCCGCGCGCGTCGCCCGCGATCGCCCGCATCAGCGCGAGCGCCACCTGGTCGTAGCCGCCGCCCGCCAGATCCTCCTCGTCGCGCTCCCAGCCGCCACTCGCCTCGCGGCTCTCCGCCATGTACGTCTCCTCGCGCTCCCGGCGCGTCGCCTCCCACAGCTCGTACGCGCGGGCGGGCTCGCGCGCCGCGGCCGTGAAGAACGCCTCCTGCTGCTCGCGCAGGAACTCCCCGCGCGTCGCGCCCGCCGCGCGCACCGCGGCCAGGGCCTCGCGGCGGAAGTAGTAGTAGTGCAGGTACTCGTTGGGCAGCGAGCCGAGCGCGCGCAGCCAGTCCGCGCCGAAGAGCCGCCCCTCCTCGAAGGACTCCAGGGCCGTACGGTCCGCGAGCAGCGCTTCGAGCAGGTCCGTGCCGTCCGCCGCGCGCAGTTCGCGCAGCCAGCCGAGGTGGTTGAGCCCGACGTACGCGTACGAGACCGAGCCGGGCGCCGCCCCGGCCGCCCGTGCCGCGCGCCGGACGAGGCCCACGGGCGAGTCGCAGATCCCGATGACGCGCTCACCGAGCACCCCCGCCATCGCCTCCGTCACCGTCCCCGCCGGATTGGTGAAGTTGATGACCCAGGCGTCGGGGGCCACGGCCCGTACCCGCTCCGCGATCTCCACCGCGACCGGCACCGTGCGCAGCCCGTACAGCACGCCGCCCGCGCCGACCGTCTCCTGGCCGAGCACGCCCTCGGCGAGCGGCACCCGCTCGTCGGCGACACGCCCGGC comes from Streptomyces sp. Tu6071 and encodes:
- a CDS encoding 6-phospho-beta-glucosidase, encoding MRLTILGGGGFRVPLVYGALAGGEVDELTLHDSDPVRLGVIRAVLERLPGGGPRVRTAEDLDDALRGADFVFSAIRVGGTAGRVADERVPLAEGVLGQETVGAGGVLYGLRTVPVAVEIAERVRAVAPDAWVINFTNPAGTVTEAMAGVLGERVIGICDSPVGLVRRAARAAGAAPGSVSYAYVGLNHLGWLRELRAADGTDLLEALLADRTALESFEEGRLFGADWLRALGSLPNEYLHYYYFRREALAAVRAAGATRGEFLREQQEAFFTAAAREPARAYELWEATRREREETYMAESREASGGWERDEEDLAGGGYDQVALALMRAIAGDARGTRLILNVRNGTTVPQLPPDAIIETVCEVDARGAHPLPCAPLGEAELGLMLQLKAVERATIEAALFKDRTAALRALALHPLVDSPAVAARILERTAKG